gattcccgaccaagtattgagtggcataactgaacataattatttgaaggttgactttttttgtattaaaaacacttttcttttattggtcggatgaaatatgctaattttttgagataggaattttgggttttacatgagctgtatgccaaaatcatcagtattaaaacaataaaagacctgaaatatttcagttggtgtgcaatgaatctaaaatatatgaaagtttaatttttatcattacattatggaaaataatgaactttttcacaatatgctaattttttgagaaggacctgtaattgCCTTTGTAACAGTTATATCTTACTGGCATGTAACATAGTGTAATTAGATAATAGGAGATAATGGCAAAGTTGTCTGATGATAATGTGCTCTGAATGTTCAACAAATGCTTCAAAGGAGccattcaaatgattcaaaactCACAGAAAATGATTCCGATGAAAATGACTCCAATGACACCCATAATAATCATCATCTGAGGAAGGGGGGAAAAGggttaaaatagataaaatagcaATTTATCACTCAATCTACATTACAAGAAGGAAGTCAGCAAGCAGAGTATCAGGAATCATcaacaaatacttaaaaatccTCAAAATTTAAGtagagaaaaataacaaaacatactggATATATAACTCTATGGGATTATGGAATTTGATCATTTTATCAGATGTCTGGCTAAAATGATAAGTCTGattgtttataaatgtaatcataaaaaaCCGAGTGGGAGTATGAGCAAAAATAATGGTACTATTGgacactttttgcatttaaattagcTTATTCTTACTGTTGATATTGAAAATGATGCATGCATTTTTTCAAGGGTATCAGTTAATTTTTTGACAGAGTCTGTCtgcatattttaatcatatttggtcattctctttaatgtatttgcccTGATTTTATCAGTTTTCCTGTGAAACTGatctatttttgtattattttttcatcattaaatgTTGGCCTAGATGCAAGGTCTGCAAATTCCAGACATATTACAGATTTAAATATggcaaatatgttaaatatatgtgtAAACAGAGACACCTATTGGTAGATTAAAGCATAATTAATGAGTATATGAATATTTAACACAAATCAACATGCAAGGGATGCAGGTGTGCAGAATTGTTTGGAAAACAAGTCCTTGAATTTGTAAAATCAAGTGGGAGTATGAGCAAAAATAATGGTAGTGCACCAATTACAAAACCCTGCACATGTTggatgtctccctaatcaaacacacctgattcaacatCAGCTCATTCATAAAGACCCCGAGATAAGAGAGATATCAAAAACATGCAGTCAGGGTTGCCAAATTGGGCAGGTTCCCACTCAAatcatgtatttacgctttgttttgaaagaaaacagtgcattggcgcagcgcggctgacacagaagaacgtaAGCCGCCTGCGTattgctcagatttgccaaaatggcgctacgctgatttggacagacacagaggagaggaattgttgaataaagtcgttatttatgttttcttcgtgtacaaaaagtattctcgtcgcttcataacattacggttgaatcactgataacAGATGGAccattctgacgatgcttttcatacttttatggaccttgacattgtaatttacttggcagtctatgggacagtctcaagcctccctgttttcatccaaaatatcttaaattgtgttctgaagacaaacaaagcttttgactttttaacaacaacatggtaataaattaatgacaaaattttcattttgggatggagtatccctttaaacaacctactttttcacttttttaactttttttttaaatccttaaaCATGAATCTTAAAAGCATCCTTAACAAGGCAGCTCACTTGACAGATCACTAGTGCCATAATAACGAAAATCATACTGGTATTTTTATCCTGCACACAGTACAAAAACAGCTGTTCTGATATTTCCCATGTTTCTCTGCAGCGAAGCGATTATCAAAACCCAGAGGCTCCAGTTTACACTAATTAACACTTGCAGCGGTACAGAACAAAATCACTGAGCATAGCATGAGCAATAAGCACTGACCTATTTACTCCCGCATGTTAGTTCATTCACACTATATGGAGCTCTGAGTAtaagtgctattttagtattagttatatacttttatagcatttattaatattttgaattagtttttattttcagtttaagtttttttatatgcTGTCATTCTATGTGCtttattgttctttaaatatttatatatttatacagtttttgtattttagtacatcaactttAGCTTAATTATTACAGATAGTTTTTAAGTGTAAGTTTTTCATCTCATTTTGTTTtagcattataattttttttagttttagctctTACAATGAAAACACTGGAGTGCATCATATAATTTCCTGTTAAATTTAGTGTTctcattttttttcactgtaaaccCCCttgcttaattattaattaaaatgatgaagTAATAAGTAATATCCTGAATGAGCGCTGAGCTGATTTCATGCAGTCACAATGAATCACCTTGCAATTCTTCCACCAGTATTTGTTCTTCAGTTTGGCAGCACAGCTTTCGAACTGTGACGCCCCGGCCTGTAGAGCATCTGCCCTGTCATCCAGCTCAGAGAGCTTCTGGTCTCTCTCCAGAACCTTATCCACATTCACACGCATGATATCCACCACCTGCAGACCACAACCACAGAGACAAGAAAGAACCACACTGAATACTTGTGTTGCAATAgcactgatttttattttggttatttgaaATGCTGTATGGGTTAAACTGCACAACGTATCCACACATGCTGTCCCTGTGCATATATAATGCTTTAATTTTTTGGTCCGTAAACTctttacacacaaacacttactCACCTCCTCCACTTGTGCTTGCGTCTGCTGCAGTCGGCGGTTGCTGGTGGTGTTTGGAGGCGGAGCAGGAGGACCGGCTCCTCCAGGAGCACCTGCTGGGTTGGCATCCTCTGCAGCAGACCTGAACATCCAAAGAGAACCATGACACATTAAAAAAGTTGCTGACTCGTGCACAAGTTATGGTTTGATGTTCCAGTAACAGTGTGTCAGACAAAAAGTATGGCTTctgaaaaaaatgacagtgattttaatggtaaaagactaaaaatgctgcagtaaaaacCTATTAATTAGTTAACAGTAAGTACCCTACTGCACCAGTGAAGTGAAGATcgaatgtataatttacagtgaaaacccataaattgacattcccagaattccctgtgttacatttcacatttgatgttttttcgTTGAAATAACTATGCTGCTTCTTTAATGTTtgttgcattatttcagtttcatgtgtgtcaccatgatggtgttcagtgtttgtgtgaatgacacagtGCACTTTCTCTACGTCCTTCTCAGCTTGTGCAAAAGCTCTTtgtgatggagttttggttcattgTATGGCTTTCTCATCACCACTTGCTTTTGGTGGttagtgtattacaaaggtattaaacagatttcagttttatatcaaacattatatcagttaatgaaatacggttttaaaatgtaaaataaagttaaatcttTAAAACCTATGTTGCCtctgtatttttaacaataaGCTTAAATACaagcttttataattattatatattttttggaagtCTAAATTAGTGGTCGACCAATATGAGTTTTTCACTGTCCCATACCAATCATGTAGCCTACACATGCATATATGATACGaggttcattaaaaaaatgatatattttatacattttttttttttatccttattaGCCTCAATACCAAGGAGGTCTAGCTTATGTCTTGGTCtatcaaatatgtaaaattatataacttTAATCATGATCGTCGTTGGTGCTAAGAGACATCTCACTGTAGTTTATCTTCATACTCTAGTACACCTGCATGAAAACAAATCCccaacacatcaaaacaaatttAAGATAGCCTGAATTCTTGGGAGATTAAGATTGAAAACTGTTTACAAGTCACTGTACGTAAGTATAAACAAGCGCaagttaatttatatttcatataaaaaaacagcatcatataTTCTGCGCAAATACTTACATTCTCGAGCAGCTGTTTCAGACTGCTACTGGTATTCTCACTGAAGGGAGAAAAATCAATGGTGatgcaataaaaatcaaaatagcgAAGAATAGGCAGGGACGTTCAAATGAGTATGAAGAGACTGAAGAGTCTGAGATTGCTGCTGGCGCGCGTCTTCAGTGAGAGTGGCGCATTATCGCAGCACGCGCTCGGACGCAAGAGCGTGTGTGTACATGTTCAATTTCTCCTTGAGAAAACTCCAGTAACAGATTTATGATGGCCGGTTTGCTCTCTGAAACGTTAAAAATGTAGACATTAATCAGAGAAACTTCACATACAGAATGCAGCGCGGGGTAATTGTGTGTTGTCGCCGGATTCTTCAGTCTTGTAGCGTTGATGAGTGGGTTAGTGCGGTGAATGTGCGCGCGCTGCGCTCCTGCACTGCGTCGCTGCTGTAGCTGAACtcatgaggaggaggaggatgcgCAGCATGTTTCCACAGcaccatcctctctctctctctctctctgtactgcGGTACATCAGTGAGTTCAGAGTGCTGAGTCGGCTTGTTCTCTCTTAAGAGACTTTTCTTATCTGTGAGAGCTGGGTTCTCCGCAGACACCGCATGCTGTTTTCCTCATGACCTGCAGAGGTAGCTATGGATCTCATCGTCCATCAAAAAACCAGGACAAATATCTGGCCTCATCAACGCACTTCACCCAATTTTGTCTTCCAGAAGCTGTTTAAAAAATGCTGCATACTATTTATAACATAATAATGATCAGGTAGCTATAGATCAAATGTAGCACCAAATATAgtaacagatatttaaaaagatgttttggTTTTGAACCTGGGTAAGTATCGAGTACCATTAGGGgtataaaaaaagttacatttttgtaaaatactgtatatttagcaTTTTCCTCACATTTCACATATTGGGACCTCATTTTGCGGATTTGGTTTTTTCATCTGAATGTTTATGcaggtaaaattattttttgtttcaaaacttttcattgtaatatttatgttgttcTGATAAGAATTAGcaatttggactgtttttgagcGATTATGAGTTATAAATCCAAAagaatttcataatttaatattttctcattttaaatcaaaaagtggtaaatgcagttaaaaaaacaaacatgtaataACACGCTATACTTCTGATTCCCTTAACCATAACAAAGCCCTTTATTAGAAAAGGAACTGAAAATAGTGATAGAAAATCGACAAAGAAACCTTTACAAGAAGTTATCCAAAAACCACAGGGAAAATGATAGTTGGGTG
This genomic stretch from Cyprinus carpio isolate SPL01 chromosome B16, ASM1834038v1, whole genome shotgun sequence harbors:
- the LOC109111384 gene encoding vesicle-associated membrane protein 2-like, whose product is MSAAEDANPAGAPGGAGPPAPPPNTTSNRRLQQTQAQVEEVVDIMRVNVDKVLERDQKLSELDDRADALQAGASQFESCAAKLKNKYWWKNCKMMIIMGVIGVIFIGIIFLYFFS